The bacterium sequence ATCTCAAATTCTGTATTTTCCTGTTTGGGGATGTAGCCATAACCAAAGGCATCGGCTGAGACCTTAACTATACCTTCAACACTAGAACCATCTTTAGGAGAAGCCATTTTAAGCTTGGTGCAGATTCTTTCAATCTTTTCTCGTTGATTCTTCAGTCGATCCCCTTCATGGTGCAAATATTCACAATTCTCAGAAAACTTTCGCCCTCCTGGAATTCCAATTTTAGCATCAAGCCTCTGGCTAATAATAAGCCCAATAAAAAGAAAAAGAAAAAACTTTATCTTCATCGTTTTTTCTTGTTTGTAGACAGTTTACCTTGAGCTTCAAGTTCTTCTAGTCTTTCTCTTACATCAAATTTAAATTCACTATCAGGATAATCCTTAATCAGCCTTTTATACCATATCTCTGCATTTTTATAATCCTTTTTAATTTCATCGTATATCCAGGCTATGTTGTAGATAGTAAGATCCAATTCAAGAATCCTCGGATGAACCCGGGGGTCAACCTCCTCTATTATCTTAAGGTTTATTTCTAGTGATTTATCAAATTCTTCTAGATCTCTGTAACAATCTGCAATTTCTGCATCAACAACCTTCCATTTTACCCATGCATTATTAGGGTTCTCTTCTTTAAACTTTTGAAAAATAGAAAGTGCTTCTGTATAACTTCCCATCCTTCTATATGTTATTGCCATCATCATATAAGTTGGTATTGTGTGTGTTCCCTCAACAGGGTATTTAGAAATTTGGGCTTGAAAATATTCAAGAGCCTTTGGATAGTTTTTTTTCATCATATACCTAGCTCCAATGCTAGCACGAACACTTCTTTCCTCTTTGCTATCAGGATAGTCAGTAAGGATTTTTTTAAGGCATTCAGTAGATTTTTCAAGATAATATGGTTTATTATCTGGATCACACTCAAGTTTTGCCATATATGTGTGATTCATCATAGTCAGAGCAATCGGGGCTAAGGGAGAATCGGGGTATTTGTTCACCAATTCCTCATATTTCTCAATTGCCTTATTACAATATTCTAATCCTTCGGCACAGTTTCTTTCGGTATATACTTTCCAATCACTCTTTTTATAGAATTCATGTGCCTCATCCAAAAGCGGTTGAGCTGGGTCAGTAGAGGTTCCATTTTTGGATAAAACCAGAGATTGGGTTTGATTTTTAGTATTTTTTGAGCCTTTTTTGACAACCCTTTCTTGTTTTGCTTTCTCTTTCTTAGGCTTTCCCTCCCAAAACCTCCACCACTCACCATAAGTTAATCCTGAGATTAAGCTTAATCCCAAAACAATCCCTAAGCTAATAAGCTTTGCCTTCATTTGGCATCACCTCCATAATTTTTTAATCATACCTTAATTTTAACAACACTTGCTCCTCTTTGTCAAACAAAATTTTTTTCTTCCATCCTGTGTCTTTAAAGCCAATAGCTTCTTCATCTTACATTGCCTTCTTACTACCCTGTCAGACCTTACGGTCTGCCACCCCTTCAAACAAGGGGAATAATTCCCCTCTCCTAGAGGGGTGTCTGCCGAAGGCAGACGGGGTGTTCAGAGGGGTGTCAAACAAATTTTTTGCCCTTTATTTAAATCCTTAACCACAGTTTTGCATTTTGCGTTTTAAGTTTTGCATTTTATTTATGTTTTCCCCCAAGCCCCCTTTCCACAATAATCCATATCGCTTATTCTATTATTCACAATGGTTGGGCTTCCATTTGTGCAAGATATTCCATTGCCATCTGCACCTATTATGGTAAATCCTGTAATGGTTGCTTTATCCGTATCCTTTCCCTCAAATCTTATTGCATCTGTCCAAAGTCCTTCTGCGGTTATGGTTGCATTATTTCCAATCAAGCTTATTCCCTTGTTAATGGTAATTGCCTCCTGATATGTTCCTGAGGAAACATAGATTGTGCTATTTTCCCTTGCTACATTTAT is a genomic window containing:
- a CDS encoding tetratricopeptide repeat protein — encoded protein: MKAKLISLGIVLGLSLISGLTYGEWWRFWEGKPKKEKAKQERVVKKGSKNTKNQTQSLVLSKNGTSTDPAQPLLDEAHEFYKKSDWKVYTERNCAEGLEYCNKAIEKYEELVNKYPDSPLAPIALTMMNHTYMAKLECDPDNKPYYLEKSTECLKKILTDYPDSKEERSVRASIGARYMMKKNYPKALEYFQAQISKYPVEGTHTIPTYMMMAITYRRMGSYTEALSIFQKFKEENPNNAWVKWKVVDAEIADCYRDLEEFDKSLEINLKIIEEVDPRVHPRILELDLTIYNIAWIYDEIKKDYKNAEIWYKRLIKDYPDSEFKFDVRERLEELEAQGKLSTNKKKR